One part of the Pyruvatibacter sp. genome encodes these proteins:
- a CDS encoding penicillin-binding protein 2 — MSNSSGYGDWVTIDIDAPEQMHSRGHGQSLPGSAAGEATPQGFDVVELEFTGTRAQAVENGRNRMAMMAACFLAAFCILGFRVLELTLADDLQMQAGAEPVAAADGELVHAGPVHRVMITDRNGEVLATDVSVPSLYVDARKVIEPNATADALLSVLPDLDRDRLIARLTSDRAFQWISRKLGPRQQALVHALGLPGIGFKHEPQRVYPKGHSAAHVLGYVDTDNRGIAGIERGLDTLLAGDGSSPGSGRPVQLALDMRVQHAVEEELAKAMATFSARSAAGVVLDVHTGEVRALVSLPDYDPNAPMDADDDARFNRATRAIYEMGSTFKVFTAAIAMDAGVASMASRYDARKPLKVGGHTIHDFHAEDRILTMAEVVMHSSNIGSASMALDIGVERHRSYLDRLGLLTRPELELPEVAQPLLPPRWKEIETMTISFGHGLAVSPLQLAAAGAALGNGGYRVSPTLLALRDREPERTQVLSGQTASDVLGLMRRVVGEGTGGQADVPGYDVAGKTGTAEKPGRGGYKKNKLITSFLGLFPARAPQYLVLVLLDEPNATKQTYGYATAGWNAAPTAGQVIRRVAPILGVRPVPSQLPGPAIVEAGLVR; from the coding sequence ATGAGCAATTCATCAGGGTACGGAGATTGGGTCACGATTGACATTGACGCGCCGGAGCAGATGCATTCGCGCGGTCATGGTCAGTCATTGCCCGGCTCTGCTGCCGGGGAGGCCACACCTCAAGGGTTTGACGTTGTAGAGCTTGAGTTTACCGGCACCCGTGCGCAGGCCGTTGAAAACGGACGCAACCGCATGGCGATGATGGCGGCATGTTTTCTTGCAGCGTTTTGCATTCTGGGGTTCCGGGTGCTGGAGCTGACGCTCGCAGACGATTTACAAATGCAGGCAGGCGCTGAACCTGTTGCCGCTGCTGACGGTGAGTTGGTTCACGCGGGCCCTGTGCATCGTGTGATGATTACGGATCGCAACGGTGAGGTGCTGGCAACGGATGTGTCGGTGCCGTCGCTCTATGTGGACGCGCGTAAAGTCATCGAGCCCAATGCAACGGCAGACGCACTGCTTTCGGTTCTGCCTGATCTTGATCGCGACCGTTTGATTGCAAGGCTTACGAGCGATCGTGCGTTTCAATGGATTTCCCGCAAGCTTGGGCCGCGTCAGCAGGCGCTGGTTCATGCGCTTGGTCTGCCTGGCATTGGTTTCAAACACGAGCCCCAGCGGGTTTATCCCAAAGGCCATTCAGCGGCCCATGTGCTTGGCTATGTGGACACAGACAACCGCGGCATTGCGGGCATAGAGCGCGGCCTTGATACATTGCTTGCGGGCGATGGTAGTTCACCTGGCAGCGGGCGTCCGGTGCAACTTGCACTCGACATGCGGGTTCAGCACGCGGTTGAGGAAGAGCTTGCGAAGGCCATGGCGACATTCAGCGCACGCAGTGCTGCGGGTGTTGTGCTGGATGTTCATACCGGCGAAGTGCGTGCGCTGGTGTCGCTGCCTGATTATGATCCCAATGCGCCGATGGATGCCGACGACGATGCCCGCTTCAACAGGGCAACGCGTGCGATCTATGAAATGGGTTCCACGTTCAAAGTGTTCACGGCTGCCATTGCCATGGACGCGGGTGTCGCCTCCATGGCGTCGCGCTACGATGCCCGCAAGCCGCTGAAGGTCGGCGGCCATACTATTCATGACTTCCACGCCGAGGATCGTATTCTGACGATGGCGGAAGTTGTCATGCATTCATCCAATATCGGTTCAGCCAGCATGGCGCTTGATATTGGCGTCGAGCGTCATCGCAGCTATCTCGACAGGCTTGGCTTGTTGACGCGGCCGGAGCTTGAATTGCCGGAAGTTGCGCAACCTTTATTGCCGCCGCGGTGGAAAGAAATTGAGACCATGACAATCTCCTTTGGTCATGGTCTGGCGGTGTCTCCGCTTCAGCTTGCAGCGGCCGGTGCGGCGCTTGGCAATGGAGGCTATCGGGTGTCGCCCACTCTGCTGGCTTTGCGTGACCGTGAGCCCGAGCGTACGCAGGTGTTGTCCGGCCAAACTGCGAGTGATGTTCTGGGGTTGATGCGGCGCGTGGTTGGCGAAGGCACTGGCGGGCAGGCTGATGTGCCAGGTTATGACGTGGCGGGTAAAACCGGCACCGCAGAGAAGCCGGGTCGCGGCGGCTACAAAAAAAATAAGCTGATAACGTCGTTTCTGGGGCTGTTCCCGGCGCGCGCGCCGCAGTATCTGGTGCTCGTGCTGCTAGATGAACCCAATGCCACCAAACAGACATATGGCTATGCGACTGCAGGCTGGAACGCGGCCCCCACTGCCGGGCAGGTGATCCGCCGTGTTGCGCCGATACTTGGGGTGCGGCCGGTACCGTCGCAGCTTCCAGGACCGGCGATTGTCGAAGCCGGGCTGGTGAGGTAG
- the rsmH gene encoding 16S rRNA (cytosine(1402)-N(4))-methyltransferase RsmH, translated as MTDTSVSPQPHTPVMLAEVLDALAPRDRGIYVDGTFGNGGYTRGILAAADARVVGIDRDPNAVAASQALQDEMPGRVMVVMGCFGNMDTLVPPALAEWGALVPDGIALDLGVSSMQLDQAERGFSFRHDGPLDMRMDAGAGDAPSAADVVNSYEPRDLAQIFRVLGEERHAKRVAQAIVRRRDETPFVRTADLADTVARAIGGKPQRIHPATRVFQALRMYVNDELGELARGLIAAEKLLAEGGRLAVVSFHSLEDRVVKRFFASRSGAVSNPSRHLPEAQSGPAPSFRLITRKAREPGEVEINTNPRARSARLRAVERTSAPVHAVDASEAGMAALGLPRMMAGALGAGGAA; from the coding sequence ATGACTGACACGTCCGTATCGCCCCAACCGCATACACCGGTGATGCTCGCTGAGGTGCTTGATGCATTGGCGCCGCGTGACCGGGGCATTTATGTGGACGGCACGTTCGGCAATGGCGGCTACACGCGCGGCATTCTGGCTGCAGCGGATGCGCGTGTTGTCGGTATTGATCGTGACCCCAATGCGGTTGCCGCCAGCCAGGCGCTGCAGGATGAAATGCCGGGCCGCGTCATGGTCGTGATGGGATGCTTTGGCAACATGGATACGCTGGTGCCGCCAGCACTTGCTGAGTGGGGCGCGTTGGTGCCGGACGGCATTGCGCTGGATCTGGGTGTGTCCTCAATGCAGCTTGATCAGGCTGAGCGCGGGTTTTCATTCAGGCACGACGGGCCGCTTGACATGCGCATGGATGCAGGCGCGGGCGATGCGCCAAGTGCCGCCGATGTGGTGAACAGCTACGAACCGCGTGATCTTGCGCAGATTTTCAGGGTGCTGGGCGAGGAGCGTCATGCAAAGCGTGTCGCGCAAGCTATTGTGCGCCGCCGCGATGAGACGCCCTTTGTCCGCACCGCTGATCTGGCTGACACGGTGGCGCGTGCCATTGGCGGCAAGCCGCAGCGCATTCACCCGGCAACGCGGGTGTTTCAGGCGCTGCGCATGTATGTGAACGATGAGTTGGGAGAGCTGGCACGCGGGCTGATTGCGGCTGAAAAGCTGCTGGCGGAAGGCGGGCGGCTGGCTGTTGTCTCGTTTCATTCGCTGGAAGACCGCGTTGTGAAGCGGTTTTTTGCATCCCGGTCCGGTGCGGTTTCCAATCCGTCCCGGCATCTACCCGAAGCCCAGTCAGGGCCTGCACCTTCGTTCAGGCTGATTACCCGCAAGGCACGCGAGCCCGGTGAGGTGGAAATCAACACAAATCCGCGCGCTCGTTCTGCCAGGCTGCGCGCTGTTGAACGTACATCAGCACCCGTTCATGCGGTGGACGCCAGTGAGGCGGGCATGGCGGCCCTTGGTCTGCCGCGCATGATGGCCGGAGCATTGGGCGCGGGAGGTGCTGCATGA